In Glycine max cultivar Williams 82 chromosome 7, Glycine_max_v4.0, whole genome shotgun sequence, a single window of DNA contains:
- the LOC100795030 gene encoding pentatricopeptide repeat-containing protein At3g14330: MCYLGIKSRSFPQATYSIFFFLFFRVRHLHWSLQTNLKKLTLPLRFLSFLTVSVSIMLPAISLPTNITVKTNITATSTPRTTNTHKHKTTPFNSTLKSLCKWGNLDKALRLIESSKPTPIEEEEEEESISLFLHACISRRSLEHGRKLHLHLLRSQNRVLENPTLKTKLITLYSVCGRVNEARRVFQIDDEKPPEEPVWVAMAIGYSRNGFSHEALLLYRDMLSCCVKPGNFAFSMALKACSDLDNALVGRAIHAQIVKHDVGEADQVVNNALLGLYVEIGCFDEVLKVFEEMPQRNVVSWNTLIAGFAGQGRVFETLSAFRVMQREGMGFSWITLTTMLPVCAQVTALHSGKEIHGQILKSRKNADVPLLNSLMDMYAKCGEIGYCEKVFDRMHSKDLTSWNTMLAGFSINGQIHEALCLFDEMIRYGIEPNGITFVALLSGCSHSGLTSEGKRLFSNVMQDFGVQPSLEHYACLVDILGRSGKFDEALSVAENIPMRPSGSIWGSLLNSCRLYGNVALAEVVAERLFEIEPNNPGNYVMLSNIYANAGMWEDVKRVREMMALTGMKKDAGCSWIQIKHKIHTFVAGGSSDFRCSAEYKKIWNELSNAVKNLGYVPNTGVVLHDINEEMKAVWVCEHSERLAAVFALINTGAGMPIRITKNLRVCVDCHSWMKAVSKVTRRLIVLRDTNRFHHFENGSCSCKDYW, encoded by the coding sequence ATGTGTTACCTGGGAATCAAATCCAGATCTTTCCCTCAGGCCAcatactcaattttttttttcttatttttcagaGTTCGACACCTTCATTGGAGTCTCCAAACTAACCTTAAAAAACTCACACTACCACTTAGATTCCTTTCTTTCCTCACTGTCTCAGTCTCCATCATGCTCCCCGCCATTTCTCTTCCAACCAACATAACCGTCAAAACGAACATAACCGCCACCTCCACACCCAGAACCACAaatacacacaaacacaaaacaACACCATTTAACTCAACCCTAAAATCTCTGTGCAAATGGGGCAATTTGGACAAAGCTCTTCGCCTAATCGAATCATCGAAGCCCACACccattgaagaagaagaagaagaagaaagcatcTCTCTCTTCCTCCACGCTTGCATATCCAGAAGGTCCTTGGAACATGGCCGAAAACTCCACTTGCACTTGCTTCGTTCTCAAAACAGAGTCTTGGAGAACCCCACTTTGAAGACCAAGCTCATCACGCTATACTCTGTTTGTGGCAGAGTCAACGAGGCTCGTCGCGTGTTCCAAATTGACGATGAGAAACCCCCAGAAGAACCTGTGTGGGTAGCTATGGCTATTGGGTATTCGAGAAACGGGTTCtcccatgaagctttgcttctttACCGTGACATGTTATCATGCTGTGTGAAGCCTGGGAATTTCGCGTTTTCCATGGCCCTCAAGGCGTGTTCTGATTTGGATAATGCGCTGGTTGGCAGAGCAATCCATGCCCAAATTGTGAAGCATGATGTTGGAGAAGCTGATCAAGTGGTGAACAACGCGCTTTTGGGGTTGTATGTGGAAATTGGGTGCTTCGATGAGGTCTTAAAGGTGTTCGAGGAAATGCCTCAACGAAATGTTGTGTCTTGGAACACTTTAATTGCTGGTTTTGCTGGTCAAGGTAGAGTATTTGAGACACTTTCTGCTTTCAGAGTTATGCAGAGAGAAGGAATGGGGTTCAGTTGGATTACTCTTACAACCATGTTGCCGGTGTGTGCTCAAGTTACTGCACTTCATAGTGGCAAGGAGATACATGGGCAGATTCTAAAGTCTAGGAAGAATGCTGATGTGCCTTTGCTAAACTCATTGATGGACATGTATGCCAAATGTGGAGAAATTGGTTATTGTGAAAAAGTGTTTGACAGAATGCACAGCAAGGATTTGACCTCATGGAATACAATGCTAGCTGGATTTTCAATCAATGGTCAAATACATGAagctttgtgtttgtttgatgaAATGATAAGGTATGGCATTGAACCAAATGGGATTACCTTTGTTGCCTTGCTGTCCGGTTGTAGCCATTCAGGACTCACCAGTGAGGGGAAAAGGTTGTTTAGTAATGTGATGCAGGATTTTGGGGTGCAACCATCTTTAGAGCATTATGCCTGTTTGGTGGACATATTAGGCAGGTCAGGGAAATTTGATGAGGCATTAAGCGTGGCAGAGAACATTCCAATGAGACCAAGTGGCAGCATTTGGGGGTCATTGCTTAACTCGTGCCGGCTATATGGAAATGTTGCTCTAGCTGAAGTAGTTGCAGAGCGATTGTTTGAGATTGAACCTAACAATCCGGGAAATTATGTGATGCTTTCAAACATATATGCAAATGCAGGGATGTGGGAAGATGTGAAGAGGGTTAGAGAAATGATGGCCTTGACAGGAATGAAGAAAGATGCCGGATGTAGTTGGATACAAATAAAGCATAAGATTCATACATTTGTTGCCGGAGGGAGCTCTGATTTTCGTTGTTCTGCTGAGTATAAGAAAATTTGGAACGAGTTGTCAAATGCCGTTAAGAATTTGGGATATGTCCCTAACACGGGTGTTGTTCTCCACGATATAAATGAAGAGATGAAAGCAGTATGGGTTTGTGAGCACAGTGAACGGCTTGCTGCTGTCTTTGCACTAATCAACACTGGTGCTGGAATGCCAATTAGAATC
- the LOC100780154 gene encoding vacuolar protein sorting-associated protein 32 homolog 2, with product MFSRMFGKPKQETNAVATLDKLNETLEMLEKKEKVLLKKVAAEVEKAKEFTRGKNKRAAIQCLKRKRLYEQQIEQLGNFQLRIHDQMILLEGAKATTETVDALRTGAAAMKAMQKATNIDDVDKTMDEINEQTENMKQIQDALSAPIGAAADFDEDELEAELEELEGAELEEQLLQPATTAPAAPVQVPAGRQPTRPVPAKRTPEEDELAALQAEMAL from the exons ATGTTTAGCCGGATGTTCGGTAAACCTAAACAGGAAACCAATGCTGTTGCCACTTTGGACAAGCTAAACGAG ACACTTGAAATGCTGGAGAAAAAGGAGAAAGTGCTCCTTAAAAAGGTGGCAGCGGAAGTTGAAAAGGCCAAAGAATTCACAAGGGGGAAGAACAAAAGGG CGGCAATACAATGTCTGAAGAGGAAGAGGTTATATGAACAGCAAATAGAGCAGCTTGGAAATTTCCAGTTGCGTATTCATGACCAG ATGATATTGTTGGAAGGTGCTAAAGCTACCACAGAAACGGTGGATGCATTAAGAACTGGAGCAGCTGCTATGAAGGCTATGCAAAAAGCAAC gAATATTGATGATGTTGACAAGACCATGGATGAGATCAATGAACAGACCGAGAACATGAAACAGATTCAGGATGCATTGTCAGCTCCAATTGGTGCAGCTGCTGATTTTGACGAG GACGAATTGGAAGCAGAACTTGAAGAATTGGAGGGTGCTGAGTTGGAAGAACAGCTTCTTCAGCCAGCAACTACAGCTCCTGCAGCCCCAGTGCAGGTCCCAGCTGGGCGCCAACCTACTCGCCCAGTTCCTGCAAAGCGAACTCCTGAAGAAGATGAATTGGCAGCTTTGCAGGCTGAGATGGCACTTTGA
- the LOC100780691 gene encoding arabinogalactan protein 41 gives MEVLKVQVFVMSIVALALAYVAPSINAQVLPPGPAPTSDGIAVDQGIAYVLMLLALVLTYIIH, from the exons ATGGAGGTGTTGAAAGTTCAGGTTTTTGTGATGTCCATTGTGGCTCTTGCTTTGGCTTATGTGGCACCTTCCATCAATGCTCAGGTCCTTCCTCCTGGCCCTGCACCCACAAGTGATG GGATAGCAGTGGACCAAGGAATTGCCTATGTGCTAATGCTGCTGGCTCTGGTCCTTACTTACATCATCCATTAA